AAGTCCTTTCGCTGAACGTACGATGGGAAGCTATTCGAGAGGAACTTCAATCGCTTTTGCTGGAGGAATCCGACGCTGGGAACAGTCTAAGAGCTTTGACGCAACTGTTCGGCTGGTATAAGATCCAGAATTCGGTACTTCATTTGATTGAAGAGTTGGATCAGGGAGCTTGGTCCGATTTTTTGAATTTGTCTGAAGCCGAGTATCGTGCGAGGATCGCTAGTCTCAAGATCCAGCTACTTAAGAGATACTGCCGATTTTTGCTTACCTCCGATCCCACGAGCGTTAAGTATCTGACAATTCTTTTGAAATCACGATACGAAGGGAATCTGCTGCCCGTCAAAGTACGGGAGGCTATCGAACAGCTGCAAGCCCTGTCTTCCGCTTCGAATTTACAGCAAGCCTATGAGGAATTGCACAAAACTTTGCTGGGTCCTAAAGAGATCATCGCCCAGCTTGTCGATCCGGAGGAGGCGGAGAATGTTAAGGAGGCACTGAAGGGATTCCGCGATAGTCTTAAGAATAAGCTGGATGCCTTTCTGGAGAATGAAAGCGGAGAGTGGAGTTTCAACGATTTTGAAGTGGCTCAGCAATTCGTTCGGGTGGCTCTGGCAGTCAACGACGGTTACAGTCGACGCAAAAAGGACCGGGCGGTTCTCGATTTCAACGATCTTTTAGTGATGGCGAGGGATCTCCTCAAAAATCATCCCGACGTCAGGGAAGAACTTGCTCAGAAGTACAGTTTTATTCTTCTCGATGAACTTCAGGATACTGATCCGACTCAGATGGAGTTGGTGAGACTGATTTGCGACACGGGACTGAAGTATGGGAAACTGTTCGCCGTGGGGGATGCCAAGCAGTCGATCTATCGGTTTCGCGGCGCGGACGTTTTCCTCTTCAATGAACTTCGGAATGAGATGCCCGAGCCTGGCCAGCTCGATCTCAGTACCAATTTCCGATCACAAAAGCCCATACTGGATTTTGTAAATACTCTATTTCGCAAGGTGTTCGACAGCTACGTTCCTCTAGAAGCCTTTGATCGGCCCGTTCTCGAATATCCCAACGTTGAATTTCTCTGGTCGTTCCCCGAAGTCGAAGCCGCCTCTGAAAAAGTTTCCGTGGAAGAAACTCGCCAGGCCGAGGGACGTTTAATTGCTCGACGGATTTCCGAGCTATTGCAATCCAAGGAGGAAAGAATTTGGGATTCCAAGACCAGGACCTTTCGTCCTGTACGTGCGGGAGACGTTACGATCCTGTTCCGATCGATGAGCAACGTTCAACTCTACGAGGAAGCTCTTCGCTACTATGGGATCGATTATTATCTCATTGGTGGTCGGGCCTTCTTCGCTCAACAGGAAATCTACGATGTTTTGAACGTGCTCCGAATCGTGGAAAATGCTAACGATTCCATCGCTCTGGCCGGCCTCTTGCGATCTCCGATGGCGGGTCTCAACGATCAGAGTTTATTTCTCCTTCGTCAATCTTCCGGGGATCTCTGGGATTGTCTGTTTTCAGAATCCCTTCCTTCCTTGCCTCCGGACCAGATGGAGGCACTGAAGACCATTCGGACCTTTTTAAAACATTGGTCGAATATCAAGGACCACGTTTCGATTCACGATCTTCTAGTTCGAATCATTGAAGACACCGGTTACGATGCCGCGCTTCAATTTGAATTTCTGGGCGATCGAAAACTGGCGAATCTTTGGAAGCTCGTCGAATTGGCCCGCCGTTTCGATCAAGCGGGATTTTTTACACTCACCGATTTCATTGAACGGCTGGCGGAACTGGTGGAGAACGAACCGAAGGAAGAACAAGCAGCCACTCAGCCGGAAAACGCCGATGTGGTGAAGCTAATGACTATCCACCAGAGTAAAGGGCTGGAATTTCCCGTTGTGATAATTGCCGATTACAATCGAAAGAAAAGCTCCCCGGTTGGCCAGCAGGTAAAGTGGCAGCGCTATTTCGGCTGCGTTTCCAGTCCGCCTCAGGACGAAGACCCCCTCCCCTTTTCGGACCAGAATTGGCGACTGGCCGCGATTGCGGATCGAATGGAAGACGATCAGGAAGAACTTCGAGTACTTTATGTGGCCTGCACCCGACCGCGAGATCTTCTGATACTTTCGGCGGGCTTCAACAAATTCAATCAGGAAAGGAATCCGTACGTTCATATGGCCAAGCTCGATCCCAACAGTTGGCTGCTGAAGCTTGGCCAGAAGTTCGATATACGTACGGGGGAAATTTTGCAATTAGTTCCGGAAGATTTGCCCATTTCCATCCGGGTCATCAGCGAGACCGACAAAGGTATTGCTCAGGCTCCCTATGAAAAATCCAGAAAAATACCGGGAAAGCTGCCCGATATGAGCCGATACAAACCTTTGGACAATCTGCTTTAATTGCACGGAGCACCGCTGTATGATCTAAGTTTTTTGAGGATTGTTCACTAAAGTATTGTCTACCTCTCAAACTGAATATGGCTAAACTCTACTTCTATTACTCGACCATGAACGCCGGGAAATCGACATCCCTTCTTCAGGCGGCGTACAACTATGCCGAACGGGGAATGCGGACTCACATTTTCACAGCCATGATCGATATCCGCAGTCAGGGCCGCATCGCTTCGCGCATTGGCATTGCGGCCGATGCGAGGCAGTTCAATAGCGAAACGAATTTCTGGGAAATATGCACATCCGATCCTTCGCATTGCGTACTGATTGACGAAGCACAATTCTTGACCAGGGAACAAGTTCGGCAGCTGTCCCGGATCGTGGACGAGACCAATGTTCCTGTGATGTGCTATGGCCTGCGTACTGACTTTCGAGGAGAGTTGTTTCCGGGAAGCGCCACCCTGCTCGCCTGGGCCGACACTCTGGCGGAACTAAAAACGATTTGTTGCTGCGGCAAGAAAGCCACGATGGTAGTCAGAGTCTCGGCTTCAGGTGCTGTGGAACGAATAGGCCAGCAGGTGGAGATTGGCGGCAATGAGCGGTATGTCCCACTCTGTCGACGCCATTTCTTCGAATCAGTCGAATCGGGAGTTTGTACGGGTTGGAAGCCTTAATTTATTCGGGCACCAGGAAACTCATATGCAAACTGGCGTGCGAAAAGTGAATTTTATCCCATTCTTCTCGAGATAAATTACCCATCATGGGATGCGGTGCTCTTTCGGGAACGCGCTCCAGTCTCTCGATTGCTTCACTAAGTTGCCTCAGGCCCTCTTCCGCACTGATATTTTCTGCCGGTTTCAGTGTTTCACCGCCTTTTTTAGGCAGTTTAAATCCTGCCGGCATTTTCATACGAAGAACTTGCTTTTTGAAGATCCGGGACATTCGGCGCATCAACCAGGGAAATTCGAGTTTCATGCCCTCAATGCTACCATTGAGGGTCAATGCGAGGTGTTGAAGAATCTGGCCCGTAGTCCAGTTGCCTAAGGTTTTGTGCGGAGTGGCGACTATGGTTTGGGCGTCGTGTAGGAGGTCCTCGTAAGATTGGAAATTTAGAGACCGTCTACCTTGAACCTTCGCAGTCTGGACAGGCATTAAAGTCTCTCCGATTATTTAAATTTTCGAATCCTCTTCCTGGGATTGAAGAAAAGTCGCAATTCTAAAATCGTATGATTTTGCCCGACTGTGGGAAGCACCTGCCGGTTCCTAGCACTCTCTAACGCTGCACCATTCTGCAATTTTCTCCAACGCGGACCGAAATGTCGAATTGGGCAGAACCTGCAGATGTCGTTTCGCTCTCTGAATGTGCATGTCCACGACATGACGCACTTGTTCCAACGCTCCAACCTTTCGAAACAACTCGACGATAACCATGCGATTATCGAGATTGCTTTCAAACAGAGTCTTTTCAGATTGGGAGGCTTCCTGCAAGAATCGCAGTATGGGCAGTGTCGCTTTTTTCTGAATCAGATCCGTTCCCAAGGTCTTTCCGGTTGAACGCTGGTCCCCAACAATATCCAGCAGATCGTCCGAAATCTGAAAAGCGATACCGAGTTCCCGCCCGTACAGGGCCAGTTGCTCGGTGATTTCCGGTTTCGCTCGGGAGATCTGACCTGCGAGTCGGCAGGCACATTCCGTCAAAGCGGCCGTTTTGCCATCAATGATGCTGTAGTACTCCGTCTCCGTCAGTTCCCAGCCCTGGGAACCGAGGCTTTGCTGTATCTCGCCGACGCAAACTCGCGTGGTGGCTTCACCGATCATCTCACCAATTTTCGCATCACCTGTCTTGCTGGCCTGATGGTAAGCCATACTGAACAGCAAATCACCTAACAGAATGCTGGATTTGTTACCCCATCGCTGGTGCATCGTGAGGGTTTTTCGACGAACGTCCGCTTCATCCAGAACATCGTCGTGTATCAAGGTCGCAGTATGAATCAGTTCGATGATAGCGGCGGCCAGATGATGGTGCGGGAGCACGCCCAACTGCAGAGCGTGAGCGGACAGTAGAGTGAGAGCCGGTCGCAGCCGCTTGCCTTTATAGATAGCCAGATGCTCGACCAAGTCGGGAAATTTCTTGCGGTGAGGAGACAGGAACTGCTCCAGATGCGTTTCGACTCGTAAAAGATCATCACTCAAAAGTGCATTGAGAAAATCCTGTTTTCTACCGTTTGGCGAAGCCTCGGTTGGGGGCTGAATTGTCATCACCCAGTGGTCCTTTCTCGATCTTCCCCTGCCTGGAAGTGGCCTGATTTGCCACCCAGTTTTTCTTCGAGGCGGATCTTCTCGATCGTCATTTCCCGATCGATAGCCTTGGCCATATCGTACACGGTCAGAGCCGCTATACTGACAGCCGTCAGAGCTTCCATTTCGACGCCCGTTTTACCGGTCACTTTGACGCTCGCCAGTATTCGCAGAGTTCTATCATCCGTAAATTCAAATTGAATTTCCACGCCATGGATCGGAAGCGGATGACATAAGGGGATCAAGTCGGAAGTTTTCTTGGCTCCCATAATACCAGCCAGCCGAGCGACCTCCAGAACATCTCCCTTGCTCAATGCTTTGGTCCGAATCAGAGTCGCAGTTTCGCTCTTCATCCTAACCAAAGCACTGGCAGTAGCGCTGCGGGCTGTCTCCATTTTATCGCCCACATCGACCATACGGCTGGCACCAGTATCGTCGAAATGTGTGAACGGATTTACCATGTCAGCGACTTCCAATCATCGACGGGCGTCGGATCTTTTCGCAATAAGTCCTAGCTTAGCTAAGGCTCTAACTTTAGTAACCGTTCTCAAGATTAAGAATTAACAGATTAGGAGATTCAATCAGGGACTGGGCAATTTTATGGAGATGTCTTTTTCTGCCTCGAAAGTTCGACCATCGAGGGTAAGCAGTTGAACTTGTATGCGGATTCGGCTGGTTTTAGGGAGAGTTTGCCAGTAAACCGGAACGTAATAGCCGGTGCTGAAAAGCCCGGTTTTCCAGGTTTTTCGCAGCGTGGCTCCATCGACTTGCCAACCGCCGAGACTTTCCTTCGTGCCTGTAGAGGTAAATTGGCTGGCAAAAACTTTGAGAACTCCCGGGACCTTTAGCGGACTGCCGTCCTCATCCCGCGGGACGACTACGACCTGGAAGCCCTCATCCCCTGGAAGGCCATCCTCGTCCAAACCGGCGGTTCCAGTGCCTAAAATCAGGTCTTTGATAGCTATGCCGATAGAGCGATCTTCCGCACTGTTTTTGCTTTGAGCCGCCTGCCGTGCGAGAAATTCATTTTCGAGGGCTTTGGTCTGATTCTGGTACGCCTCCAGGGACTCCTTCAGTTCGCGATTCTCGCGTTCTTTGGTACGTAGTTCGGCCTCTACTCCTTCCTGACGGAGTTGGGCTCGTCCTCCGCAACCGAAGCTAAGCAGAAGAAATAAAGACGTTAGTAGCAAGCGAACCGGCAATGAACGTCCTTCCTTCTCGTGAAACTCATTAAACAAAAAAACGCATGGGTCTTTTAATTCCCATGCGTTTTGGAGTTTCGTAATGGCGGATCAATCCTTTTTGATC
The genomic region above belongs to Telmatocola sphagniphila and contains:
- a CDS encoding UvrD-helicase domain-containing protein, encoding MSADVPHLPTEVRAAGLTLQQAAAVELRGSSVHLSSGAGCGKTHVLTARYLSHIKNDRSSVGQLVAITFTERAAREMRERIRGSFRKERDQSSTEHRTFWEDRLEELESAPINTIHSFCGNLLRQYPAEMGIDPQFEILDEVLSLNVRWEAIREELQSLLLEESDAGNSLRALTQLFGWYKIQNSVLHLIEELDQGAWSDFLNLSEAEYRARIASLKIQLLKRYCRFLLTSDPTSVKYLTILLKSRYEGNLLPVKVREAIEQLQALSSASNLQQAYEELHKTLLGPKEIIAQLVDPEEAENVKEALKGFRDSLKNKLDAFLENESGEWSFNDFEVAQQFVRVALAVNDGYSRRKKDRAVLDFNDLLVMARDLLKNHPDVREELAQKYSFILLDELQDTDPTQMELVRLICDTGLKYGKLFAVGDAKQSIYRFRGADVFLFNELRNEMPEPGQLDLSTNFRSQKPILDFVNTLFRKVFDSYVPLEAFDRPVLEYPNVEFLWSFPEVEAASEKVSVEETRQAEGRLIARRISELLQSKEERIWDSKTRTFRPVRAGDVTILFRSMSNVQLYEEALRYYGIDYYLIGGRAFFAQQEIYDVLNVLRIVENANDSIALAGLLRSPMAGLNDQSLFLLRQSSGDLWDCLFSESLPSLPPDQMEALKTIRTFLKHWSNIKDHVSIHDLLVRIIEDTGYDAALQFEFLGDRKLANLWKLVELARRFDQAGFFTLTDFIERLAELVENEPKEEQAATQPENADVVKLMTIHQSKGLEFPVVIIADYNRKKSSPVGQQVKWQRYFGCVSSPPQDEDPLPFSDQNWRLAAIADRMEDDQEELRVLYVACTRPRDLLILSAGFNKFNQERNPYVHMAKLDPNSWLLKLGQKFDIRTGEILQLVPEDLPISIRVISETDKGIAQAPYEKSRKIPGKLPDMSRYKPLDNLL
- a CDS encoding thymidine kinase, producing the protein MAKLYFYYSTMNAGKSTSLLQAAYNYAERGMRTHIFTAMIDIRSQGRIASRIGIAADARQFNSETNFWEICTSDPSHCVLIDEAQFLTREQVRQLSRIVDETNVPVMCYGLRTDFRGELFPGSATLLAWADTLAELKTICCCGKKATMVVRVSASGAVERIGQQVEIGGNERYVPLCRRHFFESVESGVCTGWKP
- a CDS encoding DUF1569 domain-containing protein, with amino-acid sequence MPVQTAKVQGRRSLNFQSYEDLLHDAQTIVATPHKTLGNWTTGQILQHLALTLNGSIEGMKLEFPWLMRRMSRIFKKQVLRMKMPAGFKLPKKGGETLKPAENISAEEGLRQLSEAIERLERVPERAPHPMMGNLSREEWDKIHFSHASLHMSFLVPE
- a CDS encoding polyprenyl synthetase family protein; this translates as MTIQPPTEASPNGRKQDFLNALLSDDLLRVETHLEQFLSPHRKKFPDLVEHLAIYKGKRLRPALTLLSAHALQLGVLPHHHLAAAIIELIHTATLIHDDVLDEADVRRKTLTMHQRWGNKSSILLGDLLFSMAYHQASKTGDAKIGEMIGEATTRVCVGEIQQSLGSQGWELTETEYYSIIDGKTAALTECACRLAGQISRAKPEITEQLALYGRELGIAFQISDDLLDIVGDQRSTGKTLGTDLIQKKATLPILRFLQEASQSEKTLFESNLDNRMVIVELFRKVGALEQVRHVVDMHIQRAKRHLQVLPNSTFRSALEKIAEWCSVREC
- the moaC gene encoding cyclic pyranopterin monophosphate synthase MoaC, whose product is MVNPFTHFDDTGASRMVDVGDKMETARSATASALVRMKSETATLIRTKALSKGDVLEVARLAGIMGAKKTSDLIPLCHPLPIHGVEIQFEFTDDRTLRILASVKVTGKTGVEMEALTAVSIAALTVYDMAKAIDREMTIEKIRLEEKLGGKSGHFQAGEDRERTTG